In the genome of Ignavibacteria bacterium, one region contains:
- a CDS encoding PorV/PorQ family protein — protein MKYKLIISALVVTFLFNVKPEARAQDKYAGEFLAIGVGGRPLGMGGAYVALVNDVTAGYWNPASLSKINYPQFSLMHDERFGSLVNYDYGSVGIPFGKEASLGLSVIRMGIDDIPDTREALIDLNGNGVLDPGERLDPDKIKHFSTTDYAFYVTYAKRHSDAFSYGANLKVIRRNIAEESAWGLGLDVGFSYNPFGRFYLGANLQDLTTTYLSWSTGKKELIKPTAKIGTAYQFDFLSGVITPALDFDVRFENRQESANAHLGPVSFDMHAGIEYTFKNLFSIRTGYNDLGNLTLGAGVQLPKINIDYSFAKFDGTEDLGNTHRISLTFTLEEEKFQRH, from the coding sequence ATGAAATATAAATTAATTATTTCAGCGTTAGTTGTAACGTTTCTATTTAATGTAAAACCTGAAGCACGAGCTCAGGATAAATATGCAGGTGAGTTTCTTGCAATAGGTGTTGGCGGAAGACCTCTCGGAATGGGAGGAGCATATGTTGCACTTGTTAATGATGTAACAGCCGGTTACTGGAATCCTGCATCACTCTCCAAAATAAATTACCCGCAATTTTCATTGATGCACGACGAAAGATTCGGAAGTCTTGTTAATTATGACTACGGCTCTGTCGGTATTCCTTTTGGAAAGGAAGCGTCACTTGGTCTGAGCGTTATCAGAATGGGTATTGATGACATTCCTGATACACGCGAAGCGTTAATCGATTTAAACGGAAACGGTGTTCTTGATCCGGGTGAGCGTCTTGACCCTGACAAAATTAAACATTTCAGCACAACCGATTATGCGTTTTATGTTACTTATGCGAAAAGACATTCTGATGCATTTTCATACGGAGCAAACTTGAAAGTAATCAGAAGAAATATTGCCGAAGAATCGGCATGGGGTCTTGGTCTTGATGTTGGTTTCTCTTACAATCCTTTCGGTAGATTTTATCTCGGCGCCAATTTACAGGACTTAACTACTACATATCTCTCATGGTCAACAGGAAAAAAGGAGCTAATTAAGCCGACTGCGAAAATCGGAACTGCATATCAGTTTGATTTTCTTAGCGGTGTTATAACTCCGGCACTGGATTTCGACGTTAGATTTGAAAACAGACAGGAATCTGCGAATGCGCACTTAGGTCCAGTATCATTCGATATGCACGCTGGTATTGAATATACATTCAAAAATTTATTCAGCATCAGAACGGGGTATAATGACCTGGGGAATTTAACTTTAGGAGCAGGTGTCCAGCTTCCTAAAATCAATATCGATTACTCATTTGCAAAGTTTGACGGCACGGAAGATTTAGGAAACACACACAGAATTTCATTAACATTTACTTTAGAAGAAGAAAAATTCCAGAGACATTAA
- a CDS encoding isoaspartyl peptidase/L-asparaginase, with translation MKKIGIAIHGGAGTILKSAMTDEKEKQYTEGLNNSLITGWRILEQGGSALDAVTASVIELENNPLFNAGKGSVYTNDEKHEMDATIMDGKNLEAGAVCGVTNVKNPILLARAVMEKSEFVMMSTKGADEFAKLNNIEFASDEYFHTEHRYKQLQKAKESGKAFLDHTLEKDMKKGTVGAVAVDANGNLASATSTGGMTNKKYGRIGDTAIIGAGTYADNKTCAVSCTGTGEYFMRTVAAYRVAALMEYKKLSLKEAADEYIFKILTGIDGDGGLIAIDTDCNIVMPFNSEGMYRGFVKTGQEVEIKIYK, from the coding sequence ATGAAAAAAATAGGGATAGCAATTCACGGCGGCGCAGGGACAATTTTAAAATCTGCAATGACCGATGAAAAGGAAAAACAATATACAGAAGGTCTCAATAACAGTCTGATTACAGGATGGAGAATTCTGGAGCAAGGAGGAAGTGCTCTTGATGCGGTAACCGCTTCAGTGATTGAACTCGAGAATAATCCTTTATTTAATGCAGGCAAAGGTTCAGTTTATACAAATGATGAAAAACACGAAATGGATGCTACGATTATGGATGGGAAAAATCTCGAAGCCGGAGCTGTATGCGGAGTTACAAATGTCAAAAATCCGATTTTACTTGCAAGAGCAGTAATGGAAAAAAGTGAGTTTGTTATGATGAGCACTAAGGGAGCAGACGAATTTGCAAAGCTTAACAATATTGAATTTGCATCAGATGAATATTTTCATACCGAACATCGCTATAAACAGCTTCAAAAAGCAAAAGAATCAGGCAAAGCGTTTTTAGATCATACGTTAGAAAAGGATATGAAAAAAGGAACAGTCGGGGCTGTGGCAGTTGATGCAAACGGCAATCTCGCATCGGCTACTTCAACAGGCGGAATGACAAACAAAAAATACGGAAGAATCGGTGACACTGCAATAATCGGTGCCGGAACTTATGCGGACAATAAAACCTGCGCAGTTTCATGCACGGGAACAGGCGAATATTTTATGAGAACTGTTGCTGCTTATCGCGTTGCCGCTTTAATGGAGTATAAAAAACTATCTTTGAAAGAAGCAGCGGATGAATATATTTTTAAAATATTAACCGGCATAGATGGTGATGGCGGGTTAATTGCAATCGATACAGATTGCAATATTGTTATGCCGTTTAATAGCGAAGGGATGTATCGGGGCTTTGTAAAAACCGGACAGGAAGTAGAAATAAAAATTTATAAATAA
- the cphA gene encoding cyanophycin synthetase, with translation MKILEIRALRGPNFWSITRHKIIQMVLDIGDYEQKPTNEIPQFLETLKEVMPSLYSHRCSYDEEGGFFKRVEEGTWAGHVIEHIALEMQTLAGMDTGFGRTRETAKKGVYNVVFSYVEEAAGKYTAEASVKLFELIAEGKPVKDINDVLKNDIQKLREIREDVRFGPSTGSIVNEAVSRGIPYIRLSNDSLVQLGYGIHQQRIQATITGNTSQIAVDLACNKEATKKILDNMGVPVPKGYKIRNESELSDIIENIGFPVVIKPLDSNHGKGITVNVGNLEDAKTAFKSAKRHSDSIIIERFLSGKDFRALVINYKLVSVAERTPAYVSGDGKLSIKDLIAKENADPRRGYGHEKILTQITIDHQTLRILEFKGYSLETILKDGEICYLKSTANLSTGGTAIDRTDEVHPDNIFMFERIAKIIGLDIAGIDIIAPDISTPLIENGGGIVEVNAAPGFRMHLAPSEGHARNVADPVLSMLFPPGRASRVPIIAVTGTNGKTTTTRLIAHILKNIGYTVGFTTTEGVYIGNRMVEPGDNTGPWSAQLVLRDPAVEIAVLESARGGILRAGLGFDSCNVGVVLNVTADHLGLKDINDLEDMARVKSVIPASVVKEGYAVLNADDKLVLAMRDELKCNVALFSMDENNQDVIEHTKNGGIACILENNWITLIKGQWRIRVDKVINIPITFEGKAAFMIQNVLAATLASYILRNVTIEDIKFGLNSFMPSTSQTPGRLNLIDIGNFQVLIDYAHNPAGMEALSKFIAKLDNKNKVCLYAGTGDRRDDDIISMGRLIGKMFTEIIIKEDKDLRGREHGEIPMLLMKGIEEVAPKIPVKIIEDEVEAINYALKKAKKGDLVVIFPDKTTEVIKMVNEYRDKLNTVNVDQTDIPNL, from the coding sequence ATGAAAATTTTAGAAATCAGAGCCCTGAGAGGACCAAACTTCTGGAGTATCACACGTCATAAAATTATCCAGATGGTTCTTGATATTGGAGATTATGAGCAAAAACCAACCAATGAAATACCGCAATTTCTAGAAACTCTTAAAGAAGTGATGCCTTCGCTTTATTCTCACAGATGCAGTTACGATGAAGAAGGAGGTTTTTTTAAGCGCGTAGAAGAAGGAACTTGGGCAGGTCATGTGATTGAACATATTGCCCTTGAAATGCAGACTCTCGCAGGGATGGATACGGGATTTGGCAGAACACGTGAAACTGCAAAGAAGGGTGTTTATAATGTTGTTTTTAGTTACGTTGAAGAAGCGGCAGGAAAATATACTGCAGAGGCATCAGTGAAATTATTTGAATTGATTGCTGAAGGAAAGCCTGTTAAAGACATCAATGATGTTTTAAAAAATGATATTCAGAAGCTTCGTGAAATCAGAGAAGATGTTCGCTTCGGACCAAGCACAGGTTCGATTGTTAATGAAGCAGTCTCGAGAGGAATTCCATATATACGTTTAAGCAATGATTCGCTTGTCCAGCTTGGTTATGGAATTCATCAGCAAAGAATTCAGGCAACGATAACAGGAAACACAAGCCAGATAGCCGTTGATCTTGCCTGTAATAAAGAAGCAACAAAAAAAATCCTTGATAATATGGGAGTGCCGGTACCCAAGGGTTATAAAATCAGAAATGAATCGGAACTGTCCGATATAATTGAAAACATCGGATTTCCCGTTGTAATAAAACCCCTTGACTCTAATCATGGAAAGGGAATCACAGTTAATGTCGGCAATCTTGAAGATGCTAAGACAGCTTTTAAATCAGCAAAGAGACATTCAGATTCTATTATCATAGAGCGATTTCTGAGCGGGAAAGATTTTCGCGCGCTTGTGATTAATTATAAACTGGTTTCAGTAGCGGAAAGAACTCCGGCTTATGTAAGCGGCGATGGTAAATTATCAATTAAAGATTTAATTGCAAAAGAAAACGCTGACCCAAGGCGGGGATATGGTCATGAAAAAATTTTAACACAGATAACTATTGATCATCAGACATTAAGAATTCTTGAATTCAAAGGTTACTCACTTGAAACAATTCTGAAAGATGGTGAAATATGTTATCTGAAATCAACTGCAAATCTTTCAACAGGCGGAACTGCCATTGACAGAACCGATGAAGTTCATCCGGATAATATTTTTATGTTTGAAAGAATTGCAAAAATAATCGGTCTTGATATCGCGGGCATAGATATAATTGCGCCTGATATTTCAACACCTCTAATCGAAAATGGAGGCGGAATAGTTGAAGTCAATGCAGCTCCGGGATTTCGCATGCACCTTGCGCCTTCTGAAGGTCATGCAAGAAACGTTGCAGATCCTGTATTGAGTATGCTTTTCCCGCCGGGAAGAGCTTCACGAGTTCCTATAATTGCTGTTACGGGAACAAACGGAAAGACAACAACAACAAGATTAATTGCGCACATATTAAAAAACATAGGTTACACAGTAGGTTTCACGACTACAGAAGGGGTTTATATCGGAAACCGCATGGTGGAACCGGGTGATAACACAGGACCATGGTCCGCACAGCTTGTTTTGCGCGACCCTGCAGTAGAAATTGCTGTGCTTGAATCCGCCCGCGGAGGAATTTTACGCGCAGGTCTCGGTTTTGATAGCTGTAATGTTGGTGTTGTCCTGAATGTGACTGCAGATCACCTTGGACTTAAAGACATTAACGATCTTGAGGATATGGCACGCGTAAAATCGGTTATTCCTGCTTCAGTCGTTAAAGAAGGTTATGCCGTTCTTAATGCAGACGATAAGCTTGTTCTTGCAATGCGTGATGAGCTTAAATGCAATGTTGCACTTTTTAGCATGGATGAGAATAATCAAGACGTCATTGAACATACAAAGAACGGGGGCATTGCCTGCATACTTGAAAATAACTGGATAACGTTAATTAAAGGTCAATGGAGAATTCGTGTCGATAAAGTAATTAACATTCCTATCACGTTTGAAGGTAAAGCTGCTTTCATGATCCAGAATGTTCTTGCTGCAACTCTTGCATCTTATATTTTGCGCAATGTAACAATTGAAGATATAAAATTCGGATTAAATTCATTTATGCCGTCGACATCCCAAACACCGGGAAGATTAAACTTGATAGATATTGGTAACTTCCAGGTGCTTATTGACTATGCACATAATCCTGCGGGAATGGAAGCGCTCAGCAAGTTCATTGCAAAGCTTGATAATAAAAATAAAGTATGTTTATATGCAGGAACAGGAGACAGAAGAGATGATGATATAATATCTATGGGTAGACTTATTGGTAAAATGTTTACTGAAATCATTATAAAAGAAGATAAAGACCTGAGAGGAAGAGAACACGGAGAAATTCCAATGTTATTGATGAAAGGAATTGAGGAAGTAGCTCCTAAAATACCGGTTAAAATAATAGAAGATGAAGTTGAAGCCATTAATTATGCTTTGAAGAAAGCAAAGAAAGGTGATTTAGTTGTGATATTCCCTGATAAGACTACTGAAGTGATAAAGATGGTTAATGAATATAGAGATAAGCTGAATACGGTTAACGTTGACCAGACTGATATACCGAATTTATAA
- a CDS encoding cyanophycinase yields the protein MAKTKSTKKKTALRKTKNGFKGGNILIIGGAEDKLNEMHILKRFYHLTGASNASILIIPIASDFPEVAANIYKTIFKNFGVKNVNIFYKTSAEQVRKVNAKKILDGVTGVFLTGGDQLRLSTILGGTEFEKLLKEKIHHGLTIAGSSAGAASISAYMITRGEPKDTPSQDTIRITPGLGILENIIIDQHFTQRARINRLITAVSYNPKNLGIGIDENTAIHINPNGDLEVLGSGTVTIIDGKDVTFNTISEVDEHQPFAVIGLKIHVLNNSVNFNINTHRPSKNSLIYYQL from the coding sequence ATGGCAAAAACGAAATCAACTAAGAAAAAGACAGCGTTAAGAAAAACAAAGAACGGATTTAAAGGCGGAAATATTCTGATAATAGGCGGTGCCGAGGATAAGCTTAATGAAATGCATATTCTCAAAAGATTTTATCATCTCACAGGCGCTTCAAATGCATCGATTTTAATCATCCCAATTGCCTCCGACTTCCCTGAAGTTGCTGCAAATATCTATAAAACAATTTTTAAAAATTTCGGTGTTAAAAACGTTAATATATTTTATAAAACTTCTGCCGAGCAAGTAAGAAAAGTTAACGCAAAAAAAATTCTTGATGGAGTAACGGGAGTTTTTCTTACAGGCGGCGACCAGCTGCGTCTCAGCACCATACTTGGCGGAACTGAATTTGAAAAACTTCTTAAAGAAAAAATTCATCATGGACTTACCATAGCCGGCTCAAGCGCAGGTGCGGCAAGCATAAGCGCATATATGATAACAAGAGGCGAGCCGAAAGATACTCCTTCCCAGGATACAATAAGAATAACGCCGGGTCTGGGAATTCTGGAAAACATAATCATAGACCAGCATTTCACACAACGTGCGCGGATAAACAGATTGATTACTGCAGTTAGTTATAATCCTAAAAATCTCGGAATAGGTATTGATGAAAATACCGCTATACATATAAATCCCAATGGCGACCTTGAAGTTTTAGGAAGCGGGACGGTGACAATCATAGACGGTAAAGATGTTACGTTCAATACCATATCGGAAGTAGATGAACATCAGCCGTTTGCAGTCATAGGTTTAAAAATCCATGTGCTGAACAATTCAGTCAATTTTAATATTAATACACACAGACCCTCCAAAAACAGTCTGATTTATTATCAGCTTTAA
- a CDS encoding protease complex subunit PrcB family protein has protein sequence MYKTLNFVFIITVIFIVQSCSSSMQREKIGFTVLASGGNSGYEEKERLKITNKADFQKMWDRVYVNFSEKPPLPDVNFNNQMVIGVFYGQYPNGGSSISVKSVEMYETMIMVKIDEVTPGHNCVTTDVLTQPFQIIRIPKVMVPINYATEQVIRKCD, from the coding sequence TTGTATAAAACATTAAATTTTGTTTTTATTATTACAGTGATTTTTATTGTTCAGAGTTGTTCATCTTCCATGCAAAGAGAAAAAATCGGATTTACCGTTCTTGCATCCGGAGGCAATAGTGGTTATGAAGAAAAAGAACGATTAAAAATAACCAACAAGGCTGATTTTCAGAAAATGTGGGACAGGGTGTACGTAAACTTTTCTGAGAAACCCCCGCTTCCTGATGTGAATTTCAACAATCAGATGGTAATAGGCGTTTTTTACGGTCAATATCCCAATGGCGGGAGTTCTATTTCGGTAAAATCTGTTGAGATGTATGAGACTATGATAATGGTGAAAATTGATGAAGTAACTCCCGGTCATAATTGTGTGACAACGGATGTTTTGACACAGCCGTTTCAGATTATAAGGATTCCAAAAGTAATGGTTCCCATTAACTATGCAACTGAGCAAGTAATTAGAAAATGTGATTAA